The Homo sapiens chromosome 6 genomic scaffold, GRCh38.p14 alternate locus group ALT_REF_LOCI_7 HSCHR6_MHC_SSTO_CTG1 genome includes a region encoding these proteins:
- the AGER gene encoding advanced glycosylation end product-specific receptor isoform 6 precursor (isoform 6 precursor is encoded by transcript variant 9) translates to MAAGTAVGAWVLVLSLWGAVVGAQNITARIGEPLVLKCKGAPKKPPQRLEWKLNTGRTEAWKVLSPQGGGPWDSVARVLPNGSLFLPAVGIQDEGIFRCQAMNRNGKETKSNYRVRVYQIPGKPEIVDSASELTAGVPNKVGTCVSEGSYPAGTLSWHLDGKPLVPNEKGVSVKEQTRRHPETGLFTLQSELMVTPARGGDPRPTFSCSFSPGLPRHRALRTAPIQPRVWEPVPLEEVQLVVEPEGGAVAPGGTVTLTCEVPAQPSPQIHWMKDGVPLPLPPSPVLILPEIGPQDQGTYSCVATHSSHGPQESRAVSISIIEPGEEGPTAGEGFDKVREAEDSPQHM, encoded by the exons ATGGCAGCCGGAACAGCAGTTGGAGCCTGGGTGCTGGTCCTCAGTCTGTGGG GGGcagtagtaggtgctcaaaacaTCACAGCCCGGATTGGCGAGCCACTGGTGCTGAAGTGTAAGGGGGCCCCCAAGAAACCACCCCAGCGGCTGGAATGGAAACTG AACACAGGCCGGACAGAAGCTTGGAAGGTCCTGTCTCCCCAGGGAGGAGGCCCCTGGGACAGTGTGGCTCGTGTCCTTCCCAACGGCTCCCTCTTCCTTCCGGCTGTCGGGATCCAGGATGAGGGGATTTTCCGGTGCCAGGCAATGAACAGGAATGGAAAGGAGACCAAGTCCAACTACCGAGTCCGTGTCTACC AGATTCCTGGGAAGCCAGAAATTGTAGATTCTGCCTCTGAACTCACGGCTGGTGTTCCCAATAAG GTGGGGACATGTGTGTCAGAGGGAAGCTACCCTGCAGGGACTCTTAGCTGGCACTTGGATGGGAAGCCCCTGGTGCCTAATGAGAAGG GAGTATCTGTGAAGGAACAGACCAGGAGACACCCTGAGACAGGGCTCTTCACACTGCAGTCGGAGCTAATGGTGACCCCAGCCCGGGGAGGAGATCCCCGTCCCACCTTCTCCTGTAGCTTCAGCCCAGGCCTTCCCCGACACCGGGCCTTGCGCACAGCCCCCATCCAGCCCCGTGTCTGGG AGCCTGTGCCTCTGGAGGAGGTCCAATTGGTGGTGGAGCCAGAAGGTGGAGCAGTAGCTCCTGGTGGAACCGTAACCCTGACCTGTGAAGTCCCTGCCCAGCCCTCTCCTCAAATCCACTGGATGAAGGAT gGTGTGCCCTTGCCCCTTCCCCCCAGCCCTGTGCTGATCCTCCCTGAGATAGGGCCTCAGGACCAGGGAACCTACAGCTGTGTGGCCACCCATTCCAGCCACGGGCCCCAGGAAAGCCGTGCtgtcagcatcagcatcatcg AACCAGGCGAGGAGGGGCCAACTGCAGGTGAGGGGTTTGATAAAGTCAGGGAAGCAGAAGATAGCCCCCAACACATGTGA
- the AGER gene encoding advanced glycosylation end product-specific receptor isoform 4 precursor (isoform 4 precursor is encoded by transcript variant 4): MAAGTAVGAWVLVLSLWGAVVGAQNITARIGEPLVLKCKGAPKKPPQRLEWKLNTGRTEAWKVLSPQGGGPWDSVARVLPNGSLFLPAVGIQDEGIFRCQAMNRNGKETKSNYRVRVYQIPGKPEIVDSASELTAGVPNKVVEESRRSRKRPCEQEVGTCVSEGSYPAGTLSWHLDGKPLVPNEKGVSVKEQTRRHPETGLFTLQSELMVTPARGGDPRPTFSCSFSPGLPRHRALRTAPIQPRVWEPVPLEEVQLVVEPEGGAVAPGGTVTLTCEVPAQPSPQIHWMKDGVPLPLPPSPVLILPEIGPQDQGTYSCVATHSSHGPQESRAVSISIIEPGEEGPTAGEGFDKVREAEDSPQHM; this comes from the exons ATGGCAGCCGGAACAGCAGTTGGAGCCTGGGTGCTGGTCCTCAGTCTGTGGG GGGcagtagtaggtgctcaaaacaTCACAGCCCGGATTGGCGAGCCACTGGTGCTGAAGTGTAAGGGGGCCCCCAAGAAACCACCCCAGCGGCTGGAATGGAAACTG AACACAGGCCGGACAGAAGCTTGGAAGGTCCTGTCTCCCCAGGGAGGAGGCCCCTGGGACAGTGTGGCTCGTGTCCTTCCCAACGGCTCCCTCTTCCTTCCGGCTGTCGGGATCCAGGATGAGGGGATTTTCCGGTGCCAGGCAATGAACAGGAATGGAAAGGAGACCAAGTCCAACTACCGAGTCCGTGTCTACC AGATTCCTGGGAAGCCAGAAATTGTAGATTCTGCCTCTGAACTCACGGCTGGTGTTCCCAATAAGGTAGTGGAAGAAAGCAGGAGAAGTAGAAAACGGCCCTGTGAACAGGAG GTGGGGACATGTGTGTCAGAGGGAAGCTACCCTGCAGGGACTCTTAGCTGGCACTTGGATGGGAAGCCCCTGGTGCCTAATGAGAAGG GAGTATCTGTGAAGGAACAGACCAGGAGACACCCTGAGACAGGGCTCTTCACACTGCAGTCGGAGCTAATGGTGACCCCAGCCCGGGGAGGAGATCCCCGTCCCACCTTCTCCTGTAGCTTCAGCCCAGGCCTTCCCCGACACCGGGCCTTGCGCACAGCCCCCATCCAGCCCCGTGTCTGGG AGCCTGTGCCTCTGGAGGAGGTCCAATTGGTGGTGGAGCCAGAAGGTGGAGCAGTAGCTCCTGGTGGAACCGTAACCCTGACCTGTGAAGTCCCTGCCCAGCCCTCTCCTCAAATCCACTGGATGAAGGAT gGTGTGCCCTTGCCCCTTCCCCCCAGCCCTGTGCTGATCCTCCCTGAGATAGGGCCTCAGGACCAGGGAACCTACAGCTGTGTGGCCACCCATTCCAGCCACGGGCCCCAGGAAAGCCGTGCtgtcagcatcagcatcatcg AACCAGGCGAGGAGGGGCCAACTGCAGGTGAGGGGTTTGATAAAGTCAGGGAAGCAGAAGATAGCCCCCAACACATGTGA